The proteins below are encoded in one region of Aquisphaera giovannonii:
- a CDS encoding ammonia-forming cytochrome c nitrite reductase subunit c552, translating to MASGSDSRISRARRLAGLIAAMVLAAGGCGTRTAGTGTPSVAVPEAPPAAGEQAAKAGPATKAAEASFAGSASCVDCHQRFHELWATSRHGLAMQPYTAEFARKELTAQAQPVVIGGKPYRAEIGHGKGVVREGDGPGAKDLPIAHVLGGKNAYYFLTPMDRGRLQVLPVAYDVNKRSWYDTAASGVRHFPDRTDAALHWTDRMFTFNTTCFNCHVSQLATNYDLGTDTYRTTWAEAGISCESCHGPAAEHVRVMTHEKPAGRTSKDLKIIRTKEFSPSQMNDMCATCHAKMVPLSTSFAPGDAFFDHYDLVTLENPDYYPDGRDLGENYTYTSWLSSPCAKAGKLDCNHCHTGSGRPRFSMAESDKSCLPCHQKLVDDPAPHGHHAKGSEGNRCVSCHMPTTRFAAMGRTDHSMRPPTPATTLAFKSPNACNLCHKDRDAAWADKVVREWYSRDYQAPVLASARLLDDARHDRWGGLPAMLAAAVDPAADSVWKASMLSALHGAPGDPSARAGTFLKALDDPSPLVRSRAASGLTNLLSQETATALLKASRDPSRLVRIRAAQSLAAVPDGAIADRSDRAAREAAVGEFLASMGARPDDWASHANVGNFEMERGAFDRAAREFEVAARIEPRAVGPLVNASLAYSNLQQPDRAEAALRRALEAEPGNASALFNLGLLQAETGRPADAEKSLRAAIGRDPHLAAAAYNLGVLAASRDKAEAVRWCRKALDIEPTSTKYAHALAFYQQDAGDLPAAAKTLGDWLSSHPADADAIAALGSLHERRGDRAAAARLYREASANPAIPAEVRSSMAAELRRLQP from the coding sequence GTGGCATCAGGATCGGACAGCAGGATCTCCCGCGCCCGGCGGCTGGCGGGGCTGATCGCGGCGATGGTCCTTGCGGCTGGCGGCTGCGGGACGAGGACGGCCGGGACGGGGACGCCCTCGGTGGCGGTCCCCGAGGCCCCGCCCGCGGCGGGGGAGCAGGCGGCGAAGGCAGGGCCCGCGACGAAGGCCGCGGAGGCCTCGTTCGCGGGATCCGCCTCGTGCGTCGATTGCCATCAGCGCTTCCACGAGCTGTGGGCGACCTCGCGGCACGGGCTGGCCATGCAGCCTTACACGGCGGAGTTCGCGCGCAAGGAGCTGACCGCCCAGGCCCAGCCGGTGGTCATTGGGGGCAAGCCGTACCGCGCGGAGATCGGGCACGGGAAGGGCGTGGTCCGCGAGGGGGATGGCCCGGGCGCGAAGGATCTGCCGATCGCCCACGTGCTGGGCGGGAAGAACGCGTACTACTTCCTGACCCCGATGGACCGGGGCCGGCTCCAGGTGCTGCCGGTCGCCTACGACGTGAACAAGAGGTCCTGGTACGACACGGCGGCCAGCGGCGTCCGCCACTTCCCGGACCGGACTGACGCGGCCCTCCACTGGACCGACCGGATGTTCACGTTCAACACGACCTGCTTCAACTGTCACGTCAGCCAGCTCGCGACGAACTACGACCTGGGCACCGACACCTATCGGACCACCTGGGCGGAGGCGGGGATCAGCTGCGAGTCCTGCCACGGGCCGGCCGCCGAGCACGTCCGCGTGATGACCCATGAGAAGCCCGCCGGTCGCACGTCCAAGGACCTCAAGATCATCCGGACGAAGGAGTTCTCGCCGTCCCAGATGAACGACATGTGCGCGACCTGCCACGCCAAGATGGTCCCCCTGTCCACGAGCTTCGCCCCCGGCGACGCCTTCTTCGACCACTACGACCTCGTCACGCTCGAGAACCCGGACTACTACCCCGACGGCCGCGACCTGGGCGAGAACTACACCTACACGTCCTGGCTGTCCAGCCCCTGCGCCAAGGCCGGGAAGCTCGACTGCAACCACTGCCACACCGGCAGCGGCCGCCCCCGGTTCTCGATGGCCGAGTCCGACAAATCCTGCCTCCCCTGCCACCAGAAGCTCGTCGACGACCCGGCCCCGCACGGGCATCACGCGAAGGGCTCCGAGGGCAATCGATGCGTCTCCTGCCACATGCCGACGACCCGGTTCGCGGCCATGGGGCGCACGGACCACTCGATGCGCCCCCCGACCCCCGCGACGACGCTCGCCTTCAAGTCGCCCAACGCCTGCAACCTCTGCCACAAGGACAGGGATGCCGCCTGGGCCGACAAGGTCGTCCGCGAGTGGTATTCCCGCGACTACCAGGCCCCCGTGCTGGCGTCCGCGAGGCTCCTCGACGACGCCCGCCATGACCGCTGGGGGGGCCTGCCGGCGATGCTGGCCGCCGCCGTCGACCCCGCGGCCGACTCGGTCTGGAAGGCGTCGATGCTCTCGGCCCTCCACGGGGCACCCGGCGACCCTTCGGCGAGGGCGGGCACCTTCCTGAAGGCCCTGGATGACCCGTCGCCGCTCGTCCGCTCGCGGGCGGCGTCGGGGCTGACGAACCTCCTCTCGCAGGAGACGGCGACCGCGCTCCTGAAGGCCTCGCGTGACCCATCGCGACTGGTCCGCATCCGCGCCGCCCAATCCCTGGCCGCGGTCCCCGATGGGGCCATCGCGGACCGCTCCGACCGCGCCGCCCGCGAGGCGGCCGTCGGCGAGTTCCTCGCGTCCATGGGGGCCCGCCCGGACGACTGGGCCTCGCACGCCAACGTCGGCAACTTCGAGATGGAGCGGGGGGCCTTCGACCGGGCCGCCCGCGAGTTCGAGGTCGCCGCCAGGATCGAGCCCCGGGCCGTCGGGCCGCTCGTCAACGCCTCGCTGGCTTACAGCAACCTCCAACAGCCCGACCGCGCCGAGGCCGCGCTTCGCCGGGCCCTCGAGGCCGAGCCGGGCAACGCCTCCGCGCTGTTCAACCTGGGGCTCCTCCAGGCCGAGACGGGCCGGCCCGCCGACGCCGAAAAGTCCCTCCGCGCCGCGATCGGGCGCGACCCGCACCTGGCCGCCGCGGCCTACAACCTCGGCGTCCTTGCCGCCTCCCGGGACAAGGCCGAGGCCGTCCGCTGGTGCCGCAAGGCGCTCGACATCGAGCCCACCTCGACGAAGTACGCCCACGCCCTGGCCTTCTACCAGCAGGACGCCGGGGACCTGCCGGCCGCCGCGAAGACCCTGGGCGACTGGCTCTCCTCGCACCCCGCCGACGCCGACGCCATCGCGGCACTGGGCAGCCTCCACGAGCGCCGCGGCGACCGCGCCGCCGCCGCCCGGCTCTACCGCGAGGCCTCCGCCAACCCCGCCATCCCGGCCGAGGTCAGGTCCTCCATGGCGGCGGAATTGAGGCGCCTCCAGCCCTGA
- a CDS encoding MbtH family protein produces MPSEEKPETIYRVVRNHEEQYSIWFTDRELPPGWDEAGRSGTKDECLAYIEEVWTDMRPLSLRKRMDEAS; encoded by the coding sequence ATGCCGTCCGAGGAGAAGCCGGAGACGATCTACCGGGTGGTGAGGAACCACGAGGAGCAGTATTCGATCTGGTTCACCGACCGCGAGCTGCCCCCGGGATGGGACGAGGCCGGCAGGTCGGGGACGAAGGACGAATGCCTTGCGTATATCGAGGAGGTCTGGACCGACATGCGGCCTCTGAGCCTCCGCAAGCGGATGGACGAGGCGAGCTGA